From the genome of Physeter macrocephalus isolate SW-GA unplaced genomic scaffold, ASM283717v5 random_6086, whole genome shotgun sequence, one region includes:
- the LOC102973677 gene encoding cathepsin G isoform X2 produces MAYVQIRTPGLKTCGGFLVREDFVVTAAHCLGSQINVILGAHNVRRLERTQQRIPVLRAIPHPRYNPHNYWNDIMLLQLRSRARRNRAVRPVALPQTQSRLSPGTLCTVAGWGLVGLYRRTDTLQDVWIRVQRGEECSRRFTFYTGRTQICVGDPRERKSAFLGDSGGPLVCNNVAQGIVSYGNSTGTPPAVFTRISSFLPWIRRTMRRCQEWGLE; encoded by the exons ATGGCATATGTTCAGATCCGAACTCCAGGTCTGAAAACTTGTGGGGGGTTCCTGGTGCGAGAAGACTTTGTGGTGACAGCAGCTCACTGCTTGGGAAG CCAAATAAATGTCATCCTGGGGGCCCACAACGTCAGGAGGTTGGAAAGGACTCAGCAGCGCATACCGGTGCTCAGagccatcccccaccccaggtACAATCCGCACAACTACTGGAATGACATCATGTTACTGCAG CTGAGGAGCAGGGCCAGACGTAATCGAGCTGTGAGGCCGGTGGCTCTGCCTCAGACCCAGAGCAGGCTGAGTCCTGGGACCCTGTGCACCGTGGCCGGCTGGGGCCTTGTCGGCCTGTACAGGAGAACAGACACGCTCCAGGATGTATGGATCAGGGTGCAGAGGGGTGAGGAGTGCAGTAGACGCTTCACGTTCTACACCGGCCGAACACAGATTTGTGTGGGCGACCCTAGAGAGAGGAAATCCGCCTTCCTG GGGGACTCCGGTGGCCCCCTTGTGTGTAACAACGTGGCCCAGGGCATCGTCTCCTACGGAAACAGCACTGGGACTCCTCCAGCAGTCTTCACCAGGATTTCCAGCTTCCTGCCCTGGATACGGAGAACGATGAGACGCTGCCAAGAGTGGGGGCTGGAGTGA
- the LOC102973677 gene encoding cathepsin G isoform X1 — MRPLLLLVVLLLPPRARAGQIIGGQEARPHSHPYMAYVQIRTPGLKTCGGFLVREDFVVTAAHCLGSQINVILGAHNVRRLERTQQRIPVLRAIPHPRYNPHNYWNDIMLLQLRSRARRNRAVRPVALPQTQSRLSPGTLCTVAGWGLVGLYRRTDTLQDVWIRVQRGEECSRRFTFYTGRTQICVGDPRERKSAFLGDSGGPLVCNNVAQGIVSYGNSTGTPPAVFTRISSFLPWIRRTMRRCQEWGLE; from the exons GGCAGATCATCGGAGGCCAAGAGGCCAGGCCCCATTCCCACCCTTACATGGCATATGTTCAGATCCGAACTCCAGGTCTGAAAACTTGTGGGGGGTTCCTGGTGCGAGAAGACTTTGTGGTGACAGCAGCTCACTGCTTGGGAAG CCAAATAAATGTCATCCTGGGGGCCCACAACGTCAGGAGGTTGGAAAGGACTCAGCAGCGCATACCGGTGCTCAGagccatcccccaccccaggtACAATCCGCACAACTACTGGAATGACATCATGTTACTGCAG CTGAGGAGCAGGGCCAGACGTAATCGAGCTGTGAGGCCGGTGGCTCTGCCTCAGACCCAGAGCAGGCTGAGTCCTGGGACCCTGTGCACCGTGGCCGGCTGGGGCCTTGTCGGCCTGTACAGGAGAACAGACACGCTCCAGGATGTATGGATCAGGGTGCAGAGGGGTGAGGAGTGCAGTAGACGCTTCACGTTCTACACCGGCCGAACACAGATTTGTGTGGGCGACCCTAGAGAGAGGAAATCCGCCTTCCTG GGGGACTCCGGTGGCCCCCTTGTGTGTAACAACGTGGCCCAGGGCATCGTCTCCTACGGAAACAGCACTGGGACTCCTCCAGCAGTCTTCACCAGGATTTCCAGCTTCCTGCCCTGGATACGGAGAACGATGAGACGCTGCCAAGAGTGGGGGCTGGAGTGA